One segment of Nostoc flagelliforme CCNUN1 DNA contains the following:
- a CDS encoding ISNCY family transposase, with protein sequence MLRKKYEFDKEFSILIQLIGEMDDSIYIIDKVLSDEHLFRLIESDLSKRYQNTTKTGRKSTPVEVVLRMLALKHLRGLSYEQTISNVNESLILRQFCRIYFNAIPNKSTLIRWSHQIRQETLLQFNQRLTQVATQLQITKGRKMRTDGTVVATNIHFPSDNSLLVDGVKVISRLLLQAKEISVANSIFINSSLFRNRYRTARRISRQIDGLSKTRNQSGRQKREQAYAKLIEVTQASWKQAQKFKSIISNLNLLQFHQLLQRFEIFLPRISQVIEQTQRRIFNSEKVPAHEKIVSIFESHTDIICRGKINVDVEFGHKVWLDEIDGGIVSNYRILKGNPHDTQQLVPSLDQHIENFGLSPKIVTTDRGVYSQTNENYAQSLGVKEVILPKGGYRSKERIKHERKRNFKKARRWHNGVEGRISFLKRCFGLQRCLYRGELGFCRWVGWGVIAHNLTIISRGTLKNEINYHVFI encoded by the coding sequence ATGTTACGTAAAAAATATGAATTTGACAAAGAGTTTAGCATTCTGATTCAGTTAATAGGAGAGATGGATGATTCAATTTATATAATAGATAAAGTCCTTTCGGATGAACATCTGTTTCGATTAATTGAGTCTGATTTATCAAAGCGATATCAGAATACTACTAAAACCGGAAGAAAATCCACTCCGGTTGAAGTTGTATTACGAATGTTAGCCTTAAAGCACTTACGCGGTTTGAGCTACGAGCAAACAATTTCAAATGTAAATGAAAGTTTAATTTTAAGGCAATTTTGTCGAATTTATTTTAATGCTATTCCTAATAAAAGCACTTTAATTCGTTGGTCACATCAAATTCGTCAAGAAACCTTGTTACAATTTAATCAACGTCTGACTCAAGTTGCGACCCAATTACAAATAACTAAGGGTAGAAAGATGAGGACAGATGGTACAGTAGTCGCAACCAATATTCATTTTCCTTCTGATAACAGCTTGTTAGTTGATGGAGTCAAAGTTATTAGTCGCCTTTTATTGCAAGCAAAAGAAATTAGTGTTGCCAATTCAATATTTATTAACTCAAGTCTTTTTCGTAATCGTTATCGTACAGCTAGAAGAATTTCTAGACAGATTGATGGATTATCTAAAACGAGAAATCAATCTGGTCGTCAAAAAAGAGAACAAGCCTACGCCAAATTGATTGAAGTGACTCAAGCTAGCTGGAAACAGGCTCAAAAATTCAAGTCAATTATTAGTAATTTAAATTTACTACAATTTCATCAGCTACTTCAAAGATTTGAAATTTTTCTCCCTCGCATATCACAAGTGATTGAACAAACTCAAAGACGAATTTTCAATTCGGAGAAAGTACCTGCTCACGAAAAAATTGTCAGTATATTTGAATCTCATACAGATATAATATGTCGAGGTAAAATCAATGTAGATGTCGAGTTTGGACATAAAGTTTGGTTAGATGAAATTGACGGTGGAATTGTCAGCAATTATCGAATTTTAAAGGGTAATCCTCACGATACTCAACAATTAGTCCCAAGTCTTGACCAACATATAGAAAATTTTGGTTTATCGCCAAAAATAGTGACTACAGACAGAGGTGTTTACTCTCAAACAAACGAAAATTATGCTCAATCATTAGGAGTCAAAGAAGTCATCTTACCCAAGGGTGGTTATCGAAGTAAAGAACGAATCAAGCATGAAAGAAAAAGAAATTTTAAAAAAGCTCGTCGTTGGCATAATGGAGTAGAAGGACGTATCAGTTTTTTGAAACGATGTTTTGGCTTACAACGTTGTTTATATAGGGGAGAGTTAGGATTTTGTCGTTGGGTTGGTTGGGGAGTTATTGCTCATAATTTAACTATTATTAGTCGAGGAACTCTCAAAAATGAAATAAATTATCACGTTTTTATTTGA